GTCGCGCAGTCTGCGCCAAAGCAGGTCGTTTTGTCTATCGGTCAGGAGGACAAGACATTTTTGTTTGCCATCAAGCCCATTCTACTGGCAGGAACGGTCAAAGAATGGGTGATTACGCTAGATGATGTACAGGAAGTCGTGCAAATCGCTAGGCAGGTGAGTGGATACTCGGAGCCCGACCCTTTTCGGATGATTGGTGGAAACAGTCCTGCGATTGTACAGGCAAAGGAAGTGGCAAGACGTGTAGCAGCCAGTGATTCGACGGTCCTGCTCCAAGGTGAAAGTGGAACTGGAAAGGAGCTCTTTGCCAGAGCGATTCATAAGGCAAGCCCGCGCCGTAACGAGCCGTTCCTTTCGATTAATTGCGCCGCAATCCCTGAGCATTTGATGGAAAGCGAGTTGTTCGGTTACGAGGAAGGCTCATTCACAGGAGCACGAAAAGGTGGAAAACCGGGTTTGTTTGAGGTCGCAGGAAAAGGCACACTGTTCCTCGATGAAATCGGGGATATGTCTATGCATTTACAGAGTAAGCTACTGCGCGTCTTGCAAGAAAAGGAACTGTACCGAATAGGAGGAAACGGCAAGCCCATACGCTTTGCGGCAAGGATCATTGCAGCGACCCATCTGGATTTGCAGGAGCGGGTAGACGCGGGGGTGTTTCGGTTGGACCTGTACTATCGCTTGCATGTGATTCCCATCCACTTACCCTCGCTGCGAGAACGTAGAGAGGATATACTGCCTTTGGCGAATGATATCCTATTGGGGCATGGGAATCGGGTGGGGAAAAAGTTGCTCGGCTTTTCCCAAGAGACGCAAAACGTCCTGTTTCATCACGATTGGAGAGGAAACGTCCGAGAGTTGGAAAATGTAATCGAATATGCGGTCAATATGGAAGCAACCTCTTGGGTTCAGCCCGCGAGCTTGCCCATTCGAACAGGAATGCTGCGTGAATCTTCCCCACATTCTTTAGAGGAAAGTCAGGGGCCATTTGACTGGCAAAAGCAAGGACTTATCCTGAAAGAATTGGAACGAGCAGCAATCGATACGGCGATGCAACAAATCCGCGATAGAAACGGAAGAAAAGAAGAAGCAGCTGCGCTATTAGGCATAAGCCGGGCAACGCTGTTTCGGAAACTGCGCGAGTACGGTATCACCTGATCTTTGCTGCTGGCCGATTTTTTGGGATTGGGCGGATAATGTGTTATGATGGTTTCGATACAAAAAATAGAATGGTAAAAGGAAGGAGTGCCAAAAGAAAATGAAAGAAGTTTTGGGATGGATTCGATCGATAACCTTTGCTGTCGTTTTCGCTCTTGTCCTCGGAATTTTTGTATTTCAACCGTTCAAAGTTGATGGGCATTCCATGGACCCTACCTTACAAGACGAACAGCGCATATATGTGTCTAAACTATCACACACGTTTTCTTATTTGCCAGATTACGGCGATATTGTCGTGATCGACAGCCGGGTAGAGCGAAACCGTACATTGATGGACGATATCATGGGGCATCCCTTGGTGTCGCTGGCCACAGGTCAAGGCGATGATCACACGATGTATGTCAAGCGGGTCATTGGAAGACCAGGCGACGTACTGGAGTTCAAAGACAACAAGGTGTATCGAAACGGTGAGGCATTGAACGAACCGTACATCAAAGAAACGATGGATTATGTAGCAGACGGAAAGATCACGGTTCCAGCCGATCATGTTTTTGTCATGGGAGATAACCGGAATCACAGCACAGATTCCCGCGATATTGGTTTTATTCCTCTGGATCATGTGATGGGAACCATGATCGAAAATCCTCTCAATAAGTAAAACGTGAAGGAGAAAAGGTTGTCCATTTATGGGCATCCTTTTTTCGATGAAACAAAACTCTTCTGTCCACGTCTTACGGGTAATGAATACGAGGGGGAAGAGGTGTAGTCCTTGAAAAAACAGTTTATCTTCACCAAGCTTTTATTGATAGGGATGCTTGCTTGTGCAACTACTGTAAGTGCACACTCTTCAAGTAACTCAAATGCGGGGTCCCAGCATCAGTTCATCCCGAACGCGAAACCAACAGACTGGCAAGACGCCAAGATCATGCCACTTCCAGGTCCCGATGAGTGGAAGACTCATGTAAGGCTTTTGAAGACGGACTGATAGCAGTCAATATGGTAAACTAATACCAGCCCATTCTCTTTAGGCTGGTATTTCTTTTGCTAGTTCATTAGGTAATGGTCGAGGAGGACGGCTTATGCCCAGCATTTTGATAGCAGATCGAGACCAGAACGAACGAATCGGGATCGGATGGCTCGTCAACAGCTATGCCATTCCGTATGACAGGGTGCATAGTGCCGGAACCATGGAAGACGTTTTCGAAATGATGGAAGCGCATACACCGGAAGTACTCTGTATTGAACTGGACATGATCGGGCGCGGGCAGTGGGACCGGCTGAAGCTTCTGGTGGATCAGTATCGTCCGACCGTTGTGGTGAGCACATCAGAGGCGACGTTCGAGCGTGCGATGCAGGGGATTGGACTTTTTGCACGTGATCTATGGCTGAAGCCACAGACACCGGAATACATCAGGAGAATCTTGACGAGATGCTGTCAGGAGCGCTTGGATCGGAAGCGAATGAACGAAGTGAAGGGAACGGGATCAGACAACAACAGGGATGTCTCATATCTTGACCTGTTTTTCCCTGGGCATACACAAGCCAAGTCTTATTCGCTCATGCTGGCTCAATTGGAGGATCCGAAGCGGCATCCGGAACTGCTGCGCTTTTTTGAGGAATATCCGTTTCGCGACAAACCAAATCTTTTGCCGTTAGGGGAGACCATTGTGGGTGTTTTTCCCATGGATGCTGCGGTCTCGCCTTCTACGCTCCACCAAATGGGCAAGCGTTTGCTGATGGACTGGGAAGCAAACAATGATGCGCCGCTCTTTTTGGTTATGTATGACGCAAGCAACCATGAGCAGAGCTTGAACGAAACGTATGCGGAAGCGAGCCAAGCCCTGCAAGTGCGCTTTTTCAAAGGATATCGGCAAGTGACGATCGTTGACAATCGTGTGAATTGGACGATGATTGACCCATTTTTGACACCCGCCGAACAGCGCACGTGGGTTGAAATGCTGGATGAAGGAAATCGGGAGGAGTTGAAGCAGTGGCTGTATACACACTTCTTTTACAAGGAAGAGCCTTATCCAGAGCCAGGACTGTTGCGTATTCGGCTGACGAGTATTTTGGCCCAAGTCAGACGGTACATGATATCACGTGGTCTTGACTCTGCACCTTTGGAAGAAGAGTATCACCGGGTTTTCGAAACGATTCTGTACTCGCCGATCTTGTATCGGATCGTAGTGGAACTGCTGCTGTTCATCAATCAGCTTCTTGATGCCGCTCATACTCCCATCGACGAGTCCCGTGTAGATGTCGTGGAACAGGCGATTCGCTATATAGAAGGACGTTACACCGATCCTGCGTTGCGTCTGGAGGAAGTCGCACGCTATATCGACCGTAGCCCTTCCTATTTCAGTACGCTGCTCGCCCAAAAGCAAGGAAGCTCTTTTCGCCAGATACTCACATCGTTGCGGGTAAAAGAAGCACGCCGATTGCTCCTTGAGACATCCATGTCTGTTCAAGAGGTGGCAGAGCGGTGCGGATTCATTAACGCCAATTATTTCAGTAAAATTTTTAAGGAAAAGACAGGGACAACTCCACGTTTGTTACGAAATCAGAAGAAAAGATAGAAATCGAAAGAAAAGACAGATTTTTTTGTCAAACCATGAATGCGGTTGCAAGTGAATCGAAATTAGAGGCACCAAATCGAAAGCGCGGTGCCTTTTTTGTCTTTCCGTGCTTTTTTACAATGGAGCTAAGAAATACATCCTTTTAGAAAAGCAGGTGGAAATGATGACGACGACACAAACCGTTGAGCAAATGATCCAAGCTTTTTCAGGTACCCAATTACATACAAAGGGATGGGTGCAGGAAGCGGCGCTGCGCATGCTTTTGAACAACCTCAATCCTGATGTAGCTGAGCGTACAGAGGATCTGGTCGTATACGGTGGGATTGGCAAGGCGGCACGGAACTGGGAATGCTTCGATGCGATTGTCAAAACATTGCAAACGTTAGAGAGCGATGAAACACTCCTCATCCAGTCTGGGAAGCCAGTTGCTGTATTCAAATCGCATACCGATGCGCCGCGTGTGCTGCTGGCAAACTCGAACCTGGTGCCTGCCTGGGCAAATTGGGAGCATTTCCACGAGCTAGACAAAAAGGGTTTGATGATGTACGGACAAATGACAGCGGGAAGCTGGATTTACATTGGGAGCCAGGGCATCGTACAAGGAACGTATGAGACGTTTGCAGAGCTGGCACGCCAGCATTTTGAAGGCACGTTGACCGGAACGATTACCGTCACAGCAGGCTTGGGCGGCATGGGTGGCGCGCAACCGTTGGCCGTATCGCTCAATGGCGGTGTGAGTATCAATATCGAGGTGGACCCGACCCGTATCCAACGCAGACTGGACACGAAATACCTGGATGTAATGACAGATAGTCTGGATGAAGCGATCCGTTTGGCGGAAGAAGCGAAACGCGACAAAAAGGGCATTTCCATCGGTTTGTTGGGCAATGCTCCCGAAGTGTTGAATGCCATGCTGGCTCGTGACTTTATCCCGGATGTGCTGACGGACCAGACCTCCTCGCATGATCCACTCAATGGCTACATTCCCATTGGCATGTCAATGGAGGAAGCAGCCGAACTGCGTACACGCGATCCGAAAGCGTACGAATCCCGCGCAAAAGCAAGCATCGCTGAGCATGTTCGCGCGATGCTTGCCATGCAGGAAAAGGGAGCAGTCACTTTCGACTATGGCAATAATATCAGGCAGGTGGCAAAAAACGAGGGTGTGGAGGATTCGTTCCGTTTCCCTGGCTTTGTGCCAGCTTACATTCGTCCGCAATTTTGTGAGGGCAAGGGGCCATTCCGGTGGGTAGCACTGTCCGGTGACCCTGAGGATATTTACAAGACAGACGAAGTCATTCTGCGCGAGTTTTCCTACAACACGCATCTTTGCAACTGGATTCGCATGGCGCAGGAGCGTATTCAGTTCCAGGGACTGCCTTCCCGCATTTGCTGGTTAGGCTATGGCGAGCGTGCGCGTTTTGGTCAAATCATCAATGAGATGGTGGCGCGCGGTGAGCTTTCGGCCCCTATCGTCATTGGGCGTGACCATCTGGACTCCGGTTCTGTCGCTTCGCCAAACCGCGAGACGGAAGCAATGAAGGATGGCAGCGACGCGGTTGCAGACTGGCCGATTCTCAATGCCATGATCAATGCGGTAGGTGGAGCGAGCTGGGTATCTGTTCACCACGGAGGCGGCGTTGGTATGGGCTACTCTCTCCACGCAGGAATGGTCATCGTGGCTGACGGAACACCAGAAGCAGCACGTCGTCTGGAGCGCGTCCTCACGACCGATCCAGGCATGGGCATCGTCCGACATGTCGATGCAGGGTATGAACTCGCGATTCAAACAGCCAAGGAAAAAGGCGTTACCATTCCGATGATGAAGGAGTAAGAGCCATGACAAAACCTGTATGGATTCGCCACGCCAGTCAGCTTGCCACGCTGGCTGGCGGCTCCTCTTCCCCGGTAGTAGGAGCGCAAATGAATGAGTTGTCGATCATCGAGGACGGAAGCATCTGGCTGGAAGACGGCGTTATCCGACGTGTGGGAACAGATGAAGAGCTGGCGTTTCACTATCGAGACCGTGCGCATGAGGCACAAATCATCGATGCTTCGGGCAAGCTGGTCACGCCAGGGCTGATCGATCCGCATACACATCTGGTGCACGCGGGCAGTCGGCAAAACGAGTTTAACATGCGGCTAAATGGTGCGACCTATATGGAGATTATGAACAATGGCGGCGGCATTCACTCGACCACCGCAGCAACGCGCGCAGCTACTCACGAAGAGCTGTTTGCCCAGAGCAAGCATCGTCTTGATCAATTTCTGTTGCATGGGGTCACAACCGTCGAGGCGAAAAGCGGTTACGGCCTGACTTTGGAAGATGAGCTGAAGCAGCTCGAGGTCGCCAAGCAGTTGCACGAGGAGCATCCCATCGACATCGTCAGTACCTTCATGGGTGCACATGCGGTGCCACGTGAATACAAGGAAAATCCGGAAGCGTTTGTAGATGTGGTCATCGAGGAAATGATCCCGGAGGTCGCTCGACGTAAGCTGGCTGTTTTTAACGATGTATTTTGCGAAAGAGGCGTATTCACCCCGGAGCAATCCCGCCGCATTCTCGAAGCAGGGGTCCATCATGGGCTATTGCCAAAGATTCATGCGGACGAAATCGAACCGTACGAAGGGGCAGAACTAGCAGCTTCGGTTGGAGCGGTATCTGCGGATCATTTGTTGCGTGCCTCAGACAAGGGGATTGAACAGATGGCAGAAGCGGGTGTTATCGCTGTGTTACTGCCCGGTACGGCGTTTTTCCTGATGGCAGAGTCAGCAAATGGCAGGAAAATGATTGATCGTGGCGTAGCTGTCGCGATTTCAACGGATTGCAATCCGGGCTCGTCTCCAACGGTTTCGCTCCCACTCATCATGAATCTGGGTTGCCTAAAAATGGGGATGACCCCAGCCGAGGTGCTGACAGCAGCTACCATCAATGCTGCTCACGCAATCCGTAGCGGGCATGAAGTCGGTAGCCTTGAGGTGGGGAAAAAAGCGGATGTTACGATTTTTGATGTTCCTGATTTCATGACCTTGCAATATCGGTATGGAATCAACCACGTAAACACGGTCATCAAAAA
The window above is part of the Brevibacillus antibioticus genome. Proteins encoded here:
- a CDS encoding sigma-54-dependent Fis family transcriptional regulator; the encoded protein is MPLRDIQESVQQIASAVASVLRVEVEIADSQFLRIAGTGKNEAGVLRTMAGEDHIYRESLLAGHPVVIRHPGQDERCRPCMHYGNCTETGEICCPIQLDNENIGVIGLLAFDEEQRERLFTDVDAILTYLQKMAELIAIKLKEHYLYVEQLHTVEKLRVVMDEMDKAMFLVDQDNRIIQANQRARQYLLLDHDDSQAVEWIDAIRRADVAQSAPKQVVLSIGQEDKTFLFAIKPILLAGTVKEWVITLDDVQEVVQIARQVSGYSEPDPFRMIGGNSPAIVQAKEVARRVAASDSTVLLQGESGTGKELFARAIHKASPRRNEPFLSINCAAIPEHLMESELFGYEEGSFTGARKGGKPGLFEVAGKGTLFLDEIGDMSMHLQSKLLRVLQEKELYRIGGNGKPIRFAARIIAATHLDLQERVDAGVFRLDLYYRLHVIPIHLPSLRERREDILPLANDILLGHGNRVGKKLLGFSQETQNVLFHHDWRGNVRELENVIEYAVNMEATSWVQPASLPIRTGMLRESSPHSLEESQGPFDWQKQGLILKELERAAIDTAMQQIRDRNGRKEEAAALLGISRATLFRKLREYGIT
- the lepB gene encoding signal peptidase I — translated: MKEVLGWIRSITFAVVFALVLGIFVFQPFKVDGHSMDPTLQDEQRIYVSKLSHTFSYLPDYGDIVVIDSRVERNRTLMDDIMGHPLVSLATGQGDDHTMYVKRVIGRPGDVLEFKDNKVYRNGEALNEPYIKETMDYVADGKITVPADHVFVMGDNRNHSTDSRDIGFIPLDHVMGTMIENPLNK
- a CDS encoding helix-turn-helix domain-containing protein — encoded protein: MPSILIADRDQNERIGIGWLVNSYAIPYDRVHSAGTMEDVFEMMEAHTPEVLCIELDMIGRGQWDRLKLLVDQYRPTVVVSTSEATFERAMQGIGLFARDLWLKPQTPEYIRRILTRCCQERLDRKRMNEVKGTGSDNNRDVSYLDLFFPGHTQAKSYSLMLAQLEDPKRHPELLRFFEEYPFRDKPNLLPLGETIVGVFPMDAAVSPSTLHQMGKRLLMDWEANNDAPLFLVMYDASNHEQSLNETYAEASQALQVRFFKGYRQVTIVDNRVNWTMIDPFLTPAEQRTWVEMLDEGNREELKQWLYTHFFYKEEPYPEPGLLRIRLTSILAQVRRYMISRGLDSAPLEEEYHRVFETILYSPILYRIVVELLLFINQLLDAAHTPIDESRVDVVEQAIRYIEGRYTDPALRLEEVARYIDRSPSYFSTLLAQKQGSSFRQILTSLRVKEARRLLLETSMSVQEVAERCGFINANYFSKIFKEKTGTTPRLLRNQKKR
- the hutU gene encoding urocanate hydratase; this translates as MTTTQTVEQMIQAFSGTQLHTKGWVQEAALRMLLNNLNPDVAERTEDLVVYGGIGKAARNWECFDAIVKTLQTLESDETLLIQSGKPVAVFKSHTDAPRVLLANSNLVPAWANWEHFHELDKKGLMMYGQMTAGSWIYIGSQGIVQGTYETFAELARQHFEGTLTGTITVTAGLGGMGGAQPLAVSLNGGVSINIEVDPTRIQRRLDTKYLDVMTDSLDEAIRLAEEAKRDKKGISIGLLGNAPEVLNAMLARDFIPDVLTDQTSSHDPLNGYIPIGMSMEEAAELRTRDPKAYESRAKASIAEHVRAMLAMQEKGAVTFDYGNNIRQVAKNEGVEDSFRFPGFVPAYIRPQFCEGKGPFRWVALSGDPEDIYKTDEVILREFSYNTHLCNWIRMAQERIQFQGLPSRICWLGYGERARFGQIINEMVARGELSAPIVIGRDHLDSGSVASPNRETEAMKDGSDAVADWPILNAMINAVGGASWVSVHHGGGVGMGYSLHAGMVIVADGTPEAARRLERVLTTDPGMGIVRHVDAGYELAIQTAKEKGVTIPMMKE
- the hutI gene encoding imidazolonepropionase yields the protein MTKPVWIRHASQLATLAGGSSSPVVGAQMNELSIIEDGSIWLEDGVIRRVGTDEELAFHYRDRAHEAQIIDASGKLVTPGLIDPHTHLVHAGSRQNEFNMRLNGATYMEIMNNGGGIHSTTAATRAATHEELFAQSKHRLDQFLLHGVTTVEAKSGYGLTLEDELKQLEVAKQLHEEHPIDIVSTFMGAHAVPREYKENPEAFVDVVIEEMIPEVARRKLAVFNDVFCERGVFTPEQSRRILEAGVHHGLLPKIHADEIEPYEGAELAASVGAVSADHLLRASDKGIEQMAEAGVIAVLLPGTAFFLMAESANGRKMIDRGVAVAISTDCNPGSSPTVSLPLIMNLGCLKMGMTPAEVLTAATINAAHAIRSGHEVGSLEVGKKADVTIFDVPDFMTLQYRYGINHVNTVIKNGTIVVAEGRLA